A single genomic interval of Romboutsia ilealis harbors:
- the mtaB gene encoding tRNA (N(6)-L-threonylcarbamoyladenosine(37)-C(2))-methylthiotransferase MtaB: MKKVAFYTLGCKVNQYETEAMLEMFKKEGYTQVDSEDFADVYVINTCTVTHMSDRKSRQYIRRMKKKNPDAIIAVVGCYSQVSPEEILDIEEVNLVMGTNERRQIVEEIKKIDATNKVSTVDDIMKVRAFEEIEISQTNGRTRAFIKIQDGCDRFCTYCIIPYARGGKVRSRDLESIVSEVEKLVLNGYKEVVLTGIHVASYGKDVKDENINLLTVIKAINEIDGIERIRLSSVEPVLFTDEFVSEVSKMEKVCPHYHLSLQSGCDDTLKRMNRRYTTKEYKEIVDRLRKNIPNVAITTDIIVGFPGETNDEFNKTYEFLKEIGLSQMHVFKYSPRKGTPAATMENQIDPQMKQFRSDKLLNLNKENFNKFAGEFIGQDVDVLFEQSIAENTYEGLTPNYIRVIVKSDKDIHGEILKVKLTDIKDEYVEGTLV, encoded by the coding sequence ATGAAAAAAGTAGCTTTTTACACATTAGGATGTAAAGTAAACCAATATGAAACTGAAGCTATGCTTGAGATGTTCAAAAAAGAAGGATATACTCAAGTTGATAGTGAAGATTTTGCAGATGTTTATGTAATAAATACTTGTACAGTAACTCATATGAGTGATAGAAAATCACGTCAATATATAAGAAGAATGAAAAAGAAAAATCCTGATGCTATAATAGCTGTTGTAGGATGCTACTCTCAGGTTTCACCAGAGGAAATACTTGATATAGAAGAAGTAAACTTAGTTATGGGAACTAATGAGAGAAGACAGATAGTAGAAGAAATTAAAAAAATTGACGCAACTAATAAAGTAAGTACAGTTGATGACATAATGAAGGTTAGAGCTTTTGAAGAAATAGAAATAAGTCAAACAAATGGAAGAACTAGAGCATTTATAAAAATACAAGATGGATGTGATAGATTCTGTACTTATTGTATAATACCTTACGCAAGAGGTGGAAAAGTAAGAAGTAGAGATTTAGAAAGCATAGTATCAGAAGTTGAAAAATTAGTTTTAAATGGATATAAAGAGGTTGTTTTAACTGGAATACATGTTGCATCTTATGGAAAAGATGTAAAGGATGAAAACATCAACTTATTAACTGTAATTAAAGCTATAAATGAAATAGATGGAATTGAAAGAATAAGATTAAGTTCAGTTGAACCAGTGTTATTTACAGATGAATTTGTAAGCGAAGTTTCTAAAATGGAAAAGGTATGTCCACATTATCATTTATCGCTACAAAGTGGTTGTGACGATACATTAAAAAGAATGAATAGAAGATATACTACAAAAGAATACAAGGAAATAGTAGATAGATTAAGAAAAAATATTCCTAATGTAGCAATAACTACAGATATAATAGTAGGATTTCCTGGAGAAACTAATGATGAATTCAATAAAACTTATGAATTCTTAAAAGAGATAGGATTGTCACAAATGCATGTGTTTAAGTATTCCCCAAGAAAAGGTACACCAGCAGCTACTATGGAAAATCAAATAGACCCGCAAATGAAACAATTTAGAAGTGATAAACTTTTAAATTTAAACAAAGAAAACTTCAATAAATTTGCAGGTGAATTTATAGGACAAGATGTAGATGTATTATTTGAACAAAGCATAGCAGAAAATACTTACGAAGGATTAACTCCTAACTATATAAGAGTTATAGTTAAAAGTGATAAAGATATACATGGAGAAATATTAAAAGTTAAGTTAACGGATATAAAAGATGAATATGTAGAAGGAACTTTAGTATAA
- the era gene encoding GTPase Era yields the protein MFKSGFVSIVGRPNVGKSTLMNNVVGEKIAIMSDKPQTTRNTIQAVYTDEEAQVVFLDTPGIHKPKNKLGEFMVKSATDAFKNVDLVLFVVDESKKIGPGDRKIIDDLKNVKTPVVLVLNKIDQLNEEELFDLMKMYNAEGIFEQIVPISALKGRNINELLKVIKKHLEEGPQYFPDYMITDQPERVLVSELIREKVLHYVHDEVPHGVAVEIERMKSRQDKEIVDISAVIYCERDSHKGIIIGKNGRKLKGIGKSARADIELLLGSQANLQLWVKVKENWRNLQNYVSNFGYTEK from the coding sequence ATGTTTAAATCAGGATTTGTTAGTATAGTAGGAAGACCGAATGTAGGAAAATCTACTTTAATGAACAATGTAGTTGGGGAAAAAATAGCTATAATGAGTGACAAACCTCAGACTACAAGAAATACAATACAAGCAGTATATACAGATGAAGAGGCTCAAGTAGTATTTTTAGATACGCCTGGAATACATAAGCCAAAAAATAAATTAGGTGAATTTATGGTTAAGTCTGCAACAGATGCATTTAAAAATGTAGACTTAGTATTATTTGTTGTAGACGAATCTAAAAAAATAGGACCTGGAGACAGAAAAATTATAGATGACTTAAAGAATGTAAAAACTCCAGTTGTTTTAGTTTTAAATAAAATTGATCAATTAAACGAAGAAGAATTATTTGATTTAATGAAAATGTATAATGCTGAAGGTATATTTGAGCAAATAGTACCAATATCAGCATTAAAGGGAAGAAATATAAATGAACTTTTAAAAGTTATAAAAAAACATTTAGAAGAAGGACCTCAATACTTCCCAGATTATATGATAACAGACCAACCGGAAAGAGTCTTAGTATCAGAGCTTATAAGAGAAAAGGTATTACATTATGTACATGATGAAGTACCTCATGGAGTAGCTGTTGAAATAGAAAGAATGAAATCAAGACAAGATAAAGAAATAGTTGATATATCAGCTGTAATATATTGTGAAAGAGATTCACATAAAGGTATAATAATAGGTAAAAATGGTAGAAAATTAAAAGGTATAGGAAAATCAGCTAGAGCTGATATAGAATTACTTTTAGGATCTCAAGCAAATCTTCAATTATGGGTAAAAGTAAAAGAAAATTGGAGAAACTTACAAAATTATGTAAGTAATTTTGGATATACTGAAAAATAA
- a CDS encoding TspO/MBR family protein, giving the protein MIISIKEVRNFIISILIPLIIGYLSSILASLLSGISISTYYSQLIKPSFAPPSFIFPIVWTILYVFMGISAYKILKKGYDLTKVKDAMFYYWLQLTLNFIWSILFFGLDLRFTALIALVLLIIVISIMMYKFSKIDKKAMYLNIPYLIWLFYALFLNYFIWIINR; this is encoded by the coding sequence TTGATTATATCAATTAAAGAGGTTAGAAATTTTATAATAAGTATATTAATACCTTTAATAATAGGTTATTTAAGTAGTATTTTAGCAAGTTTATTATCAGGAATATCAATATCTACATATTACTCTCAGTTAATAAAGCCAAGCTTTGCACCACCAAGTTTTATATTTCCTATAGTTTGGACAATATTATATGTATTTATGGGGATATCTGCATATAAGATTTTAAAAAAAGGATATGACTTAACTAAAGTAAAAGATGCAATGTTTTATTACTGGTTACAACTTACTTTAAACTTTATATGGAGTATATTATTTTTTGGACTAGATTTAAGATTTACGGCATTAATTGCTTTAGTATTGTTAATAATAGTTATTTCGATTATGATGTATAAATTTTCTAAGATAGATAAAAAAGCAATGTATCTTAATATACCGTATTTAATATGGTTGTTTTATGCTTTATTTTTAAATTACTTTATATGGATTATAAATAGATAA
- the ybeY gene encoding rRNA maturation RNase YbeY, producing the protein MELIIDDRQDKLNVTEELIEKIKDIIIECLDYEGYDDDYEVSLSFVDNKEIHELNKQFRGIDRPTDVLSFPMLSDDFDIELEEESLGDIVISLERAFEQSKEYNHSFEREVCFLVCHSTFHLLGYDHDTEENTKQMREKEEYILNKLNITRE; encoded by the coding sequence ATGGAACTTATAATAGATGATAGACAAGATAAACTAAATGTGACTGAAGAATTAATAGAAAAAATAAAAGATATAATAATTGAATGTTTAGATTATGAAGGGTATGATGATGATTATGAAGTAAGCTTATCTTTTGTAGATAATAAAGAAATACATGAGTTAAATAAACAGTTTAGAGGTATAGATAGACCTACAGATGTATTATCATTTCCTATGTTAAGTGATGATTTTGATATAGAATTAGAAGAAGAATCATTAGGTGATATAGTAATATCTTTAGAAAGAGCATTTGAGCAAAGTAAAGAATATAATCATAGCTTTGAGAGAGAAGTTTGTTTTTTAGTTTGTCATAGCACATTCCATCTTTTAGGATATGATCATGACACAGAAGAAAATACAAAACAGATGAGAGAAAAGGAAGAATATATACTAAATAAGCTAAACATAACGAGGGAGTAG
- a CDS encoding RsmE family RNA methyltransferase — MDRFFVQKQNINLETNTCIIEGEDVKHISKVLRCKIGEELEICDNDNNEYICEITDIDKSFVSLNILEKVDIKRESDLKIKVYQGLPKGPKMEMILQKLTEVGVHEIVLVQTKRSVSKVDDKKEDKKLERWERIIYEAAKQSKRGKIPKLRGILSFKDALEDMKNNDLNIAPYENERTKSIKQAIKGVNINTMGIFVGPEGGFEECEIEAIEEIGGKSVSLGPRILRTETASLVASSIVLYELSDLGGDE, encoded by the coding sequence ATGGATAGATTTTTCGTACAAAAACAAAATATTAATTTAGAAACTAATACTTGTATTATTGAAGGAGAAGATGTAAAGCATATTTCTAAGGTACTTAGATGCAAAATTGGAGAAGAGTTAGAAATTTGTGATAATGATAATAACGAGTATATATGTGAGATAACTGATATAGATAAGTCTTTTGTAAGCTTAAATATATTAGAAAAAGTTGATATAAAAAGAGAATCAGATTTAAAAATAAAAGTATATCAAGGTCTTCCTAAAGGTCCTAAAATGGAAATGATACTTCAAAAACTTACAGAAGTTGGAGTACATGAAATAGTATTGGTACAAACTAAAAGAAGTGTATCAAAAGTAGATGATAAAAAAGAAGATAAAAAGCTTGAAAGATGGGAACGTATAATATACGAAGCTGCAAAACAAAGTAAAAGAGGCAAAATACCTAAGTTAAGAGGTATTTTAAGTTTTAAAGATGCTTTGGAAGACATGAAAAATAATGATTTAAATATAGCACCTTATGAAAATGAGAGAACAAAATCGATTAAACAAGCAATAAAAGGTGTAAATATAAATACTATGGGTATCTTTGTTGGTCCAGAAGGTGGATTTGAAGAATGTGAAATAGAAGCCATAGAAGAAATTGGTGGGAAATCAGTATCTTTAGGACCTAGAATTTTAAGAACTGAAACGGCATCACTTGTAGCTTCATCTATAGTATTATATGAATTAAGCGACTTAGGAGGCGACGAATAA
- the mgtE gene encoding magnesium transporter: MDRKQDASKDLLSEVTILIENNKILELRELLEEYHIIDIFDIMENLEENDKIKLFEVLPLDMAASILEESDVEFFSNILSKLDTEHKKNILELMSLDDMADILSQLEEDEREDIMELLSQKDADDVKELLIYEEESTGGIMTTGYVQINEYMTVKEAISHMREYAEDAETIYYVYVVDNEERLVGVLSLRELIVARESNIVKDLMSENIISVFVDEDREEAVRLVSKYNLIAIPVIDREHKLKGIITVDDIIDVMEEEATEDMYKFAGTSEQERDIAQNINKTPTEQIFSSVRARIPWLIITLLAGLLSSAILSNLDFIMNPKYASLVFFIPVVLGMGGNIGTQSSALAVMSLSNKDLDFNNVIREAIVGIITGIICSLIVSIIVFIFIKDINIVLVVTVSLFINMIVGAMIGGFMPILFKKLDADPSIISAPVIATVLDITGITIYLVTTTIILSKIA, from the coding sequence ATGGATAGGAAACAGGATGCTTCCAAAGATTTATTAAGTGAAGTAACAATATTAATTGAAAATAACAAAATACTAGAACTTAGAGAATTACTTGAAGAATATCATATAATAGATATATTCGATATAATGGAAAATCTAGAAGAAAATGATAAAATAAAATTATTTGAAGTACTTCCTTTAGATATGGCAGCTTCTATATTAGAAGAAAGCGATGTTGAGTTTTTTAGTAATATATTATCAAAATTAGATACAGAACATAAAAAAAATATATTAGAATTAATGTCTCTTGATGATATGGCAGATATATTAAGTCAGTTAGAGGAAGATGAACGAGAAGATATAATGGAGCTTTTAAGTCAAAAAGATGCAGATGATGTAAAAGAACTATTAATATATGAGGAAGAATCAACTGGCGGAATAATGACAACTGGATATGTACAGATTAATGAATACATGACGGTTAAAGAAGCAATATCTCATATGAGAGAATATGCAGAAGATGCAGAGACTATATATTATGTATATGTAGTTGACAATGAAGAAAGATTAGTAGGAGTCTTATCGCTAAGAGAATTAATAGTTGCTAGAGAGAGTAATATAGTAAAAGACTTAATGAGTGAGAATATAATATCTGTCTTTGTAGATGAAGATAGAGAGGAAGCAGTTAGACTAGTTTCAAAATATAATTTAATAGCAATACCTGTTATAGATAGAGAACACAAATTAAAAGGTATAATTACAGTCGATGATATAATAGATGTAATGGAAGAAGAAGCAACAGAAGACATGTATAAGTTTGCAGGAACTTCAGAACAAGAAAGAGATATAGCACAAAATATAAATAAAACACCAACAGAGCAAATATTTTCATCTGTAAGGGCAAGAATACCATGGTTAATAATTACGTTATTAGCAGGTCTTTTATCAAGTGCGATACTTTCAAATTTAGACTTTATAATGAATCCTAAATATGCATCTTTAGTATTTTTTATACCTGTAGTATTAGGTATGGGAGGCAATATAGGAACTCAGTCATCGGCCCTTGCTGTAATGAGCTTATCTAATAAGGATCTAGATTTTAATAACGTTATAAGAGAAGCCATAGTAGGAATTATTACAGGTATAATATGTAGTTTAATAGTTAGTATTATAGTATTTATATTTATAAAAGATATAAATATAGTATTAGTTGTAACTGTATCGTTATTTATAAATATGATTGTTGGGGCTATGATAGGTGGATTTATGCCTATATTATTTAAAAAATTAGATGCAGACCCATCTATTATATCAGCTCCAGTTATAGCTACAGTGCTTGATATAACTGGAATAACAATATATTTAGTAACGACAACTATAATATTGTCAAAAATTGCCTAA
- a CDS encoding GatB/YqeY domain-containing protein, with protein sequence MSLKEKLQEDLKSSMKNKDTVRKSVVTLIRASIKQYEVDNRVELDDEGIIDIISKQLKQRRDALDEFAKANREDLVSETEAEIKVLKEYLPQQLSEEELNEIVKLTISEVGATSMKDMGKIMSVIRPKVKGRADGKLINELVKANLQ encoded by the coding sequence ATGTCCCTTAAAGAAAAGTTACAAGAAGATCTAAAGTCTTCAATGAAGAACAAAGATACAGTAAGAAAATCTGTAGTAACTTTAATAAGAGCTTCTATAAAGCAATATGAAGTCGACAATAGGGTCGAACTTGATGACGAAGGAATCATAGATATAATATCTAAACAATTAAAGCAACGTAGAGATGCTTTAGATGAATTCGCAAAGGCTAATAGAGAAGACTTAGTAAGTGAAACAGAGGCTGAAATCAAAGTTTTAAAAGAGTACCTACCTCAACAGTTAAGCGAAGAAGAGCTAAATGAAATAGTAAAACTTACTATATCTGAAGTTGGAGCAACTTCGATGAAGGATATGGGAAAAATAATGTCAGTTATAAGACCTAAAGTAAAAGGTAGAGCTGACGGTAAACTAATAAATGAGTTAGTTAAAGCTAACTTACAATAG
- a CDS encoding PhoH family protein, whose product MIVQKNFIIKEETFERELFGNFDENIKLIEEALKIDVILREGNIVLMGEEKNVNKALKLMTELHQSVSNGKNLDKQSISYSLSLLLEGNEDKLKELEDTIVLTQKGKAVQPKTLGQKEYINLIKNNDITFGVGPAGTGKTYLAVAMAVKAFKRDEVSRIILTRPAVEAGENLGFLPGDLKDKVDPYLRPLYDALFDMLGADKFNKYLERGLIEVAPLAFMRGRTLDNAFIILDEAQNTTREQMKMFLTRLGFGSKAVVTGDLTQTDLPDNKRSGLLHARDVLKGVEGIGSITLTERDVVRHALVQRIIVAYDKYDKKQEEIKNKRQEKNTKKK is encoded by the coding sequence TTGATAGTACAAAAGAATTTCATAATTAAGGAAGAAACATTTGAAAGAGAGTTATTTGGCAATTTTGATGAAAATATTAAATTAATAGAGGAAGCATTAAAGATTGATGTTATTTTAAGAGAAGGTAATATAGTTTTAATGGGAGAAGAAAAAAATGTTAATAAAGCATTAAAACTTATGACAGAACTGCATCAAAGTGTATCAAATGGTAAAAATCTAGATAAACAAAGTATTTCTTACTCATTATCTTTATTACTTGAAGGGAATGAAGATAAATTAAAGGAATTAGAAGATACAATTGTTTTAACTCAAAAGGGAAAAGCAGTTCAGCCTAAAACTTTAGGTCAAAAAGAATACATAAACTTGATAAAAAATAATGATATAACTTTTGGTGTAGGTCCAGCTGGTACAGGTAAAACATATTTAGCAGTAGCTATGGCGGTAAAAGCATTTAAAAGAGATGAGGTTAGTAGAATAATACTTACAAGACCAGCTGTTGAAGCAGGGGAAAATCTAGGTTTTTTACCAGGTGATTTAAAAGATAAAGTAGATCCTTATTTAAGACCATTATATGATGCGTTATTTGACATGCTAGGTGCAGATAAGTTTAATAAATATCTAGAAAGAGGACTAATAGAGGTAGCACCACTTGCATTTATGAGAGGAAGAACTTTAGATAATGCATTTATTATATTAGATGAAGCTCAAAATACGACTAGAGAGCAAATGAAGATGTTTTTAACTAGATTAGGATTTGGATCTAAGGCAGTAGTAACTGGAGATTTAACTCAAACTGACTTACCTGATAATAAAAGAAGTGGTTTACTTCATGCTAGAGATGTACTAAAAGGTGTAGAAGGTATAGGAAGTATAACTTTAACTGAAAGAGATGTTGTTAGACATGCTTTAGTTCAAAGAATTATAGTAGCTTATGATAAGTATGATAAAAAGCAAGAAGAAATAAAAAATAAGAGACAAGAAAAAAATACTAAGAAAAAATAA
- a CDS encoding diacylglycerol kinase, with amino-acid sequence MKKTKTRQGIIKAFNAAIEGIIYTFKFERNMKIHYFLAVMVLTASLFLGLDRFEMILLVFAISLVVIAEMFNTAIEKTIDMITDEYHILAKIAKDVAAGGVLIAALNSAVVGYLLFYNKLTDLSNSVLNSIRQSQIHLTLICIILVLIAVVVVKALTATGTPLKGGMPSGHTALAFAIATAITFFGEKVVASTLAYLMAVLVAQSRIEGNIHTFWETVAGGLLGTLITILVFQIQLLV; translated from the coding sequence ATGAAAAAAACTAAAACTCGTCAAGGTATAATTAAAGCCTTTAATGCGGCTATAGAAGGTATAATATATACTTTTAAATTTGAAAGGAATATGAAAATACATTACTTCTTAGCTGTAATGGTATTAACAGCAAGTTTATTTTTAGGTTTGGATAGATTTGAAATGATACTATTGGTATTTGCAATAAGTTTAGTTGTAATAGCTGAAATGTTTAATACTGCTATAGAAAAAACCATAGACATGATAACAGATGAGTATCATATTTTAGCTAAAATAGCTAAAGATGTTGCGGCAGGTGGAGTTTTAATAGCGGCTTTAAATTCTGCAGTAGTAGGATATTTGTTATTTTATAATAAGTTAACAGATTTATCTAATTCTGTACTAAATAGTATTAGACAATCTCAAATACATTTAACATTAATTTGTATTATTTTAGTTTTGATAGCAGTAGTAGTTGTAAAAGCTCTTACAGCGACAGGAACACCTTTAAAGGGTGGAATGCCAAGTGGGCATACTGCACTTGCATTTGCTATAGCAACAGCTATAACTTTTTTTGGAGAAAAAGTAGTAGCTTCAACTTTAGCATATTTAATGGCAGTGTTAGTTGCACAAAGTAGGATAGAGGGTAATATACATACCTTTTGGGAAACTGTTGCAGGTGGATTATTAGGAACGTTAATAACGATATTAGTATTCCAGATTCAATTATTAGTGTAA
- the prmA gene encoding 50S ribosomal protein L11 methyltransferase, protein MKWTEITIKTTTEAVEAVTNILYEQNVGGVSIEDPKDFKFQKKNEYDWDFVEEEIFNSGYDGVIIKTYITEERDVTEDINLIKEKINGLKEFGIDVGDAIVEISQVDEEDWANEWKNYYKPTKVGEKVVVKPTWEEYEAKEGDLIIELDPGMAFGTGTHETTSMCIQQLEKYVKQDSKVFDIGCGSGILAIAAAKLGANDVLAVDLDEVAVKVSKENIELNKVEDKVKALHGNLMEVVSDKADIVVANIIADIIKILAKDIKNFMKEDAVFISSGIIHAKVDEVKASLEENGLEIIEVQSLGEWNAIVSKIK, encoded by the coding sequence CAATAAAAACGACAACTGAGGCAGTAGAAGCTGTAACAAATATATTATATGAACAAAACGTGGGTGGAGTATCAATAGAAGATCCAAAAGATTTTAAATTCCAAAAGAAAAATGAATATGATTGGGATTTTGTGGAAGAAGAAATATTCAATAGTGGATATGATGGAGTTATAATAAAAACTTACATAACAGAAGAAAGAGATGTAACAGAAGATATAAATTTAATAAAAGAAAAAATAAATGGATTAAAAGAATTTGGTATAGACGTAGGTGATGCTATAGTAGAAATATCTCAAGTTGATGAAGAAGATTGGGCAAATGAATGGAAAAATTACTACAAACCAACAAAAGTAGGTGAAAAAGTTGTAGTTAAACCAACTTGGGAAGAATATGAAGCTAAAGAAGGAGACTTAATAATAGAATTAGACCCAGGTATGGCATTTGGTACAGGTACACATGAAACAACTAGTATGTGTATACAACAATTAGAAAAGTATGTTAAACAAGATTCTAAAGTATTTGATATAGGTTGTGGTAGTGGTATACTTGCTATAGCAGCAGCAAAACTTGGTGCTAATGATGTATTAGCAGTAGATTTAGATGAGGTAGCTGTTAAAGTATCTAAAGAAAATATAGAATTAAATAAAGTAGAAGATAAGGTTAAAGCATTACACGGAAACCTTATGGAAGTTGTAAGCGATAAAGCTGATATAGTTGTAGCAAATATAATAGCAGATATAATAAAAATATTAGCTAAAGATATTAAAAACTTTATGAAAGAGGATGCAGTGTTCATATCATCAGGAATAATACATGCTAAAGTAGATGAGGTTAAAGCCTCTTTAGAGGAAAATGGACTTGAGATTATAGAAGTACAATCTTTAGGTGAATGGAATGCTATAGTTTCTAAAATTAAGTAG
- a CDS encoding YabP/YqfC family sporulation protein, which yields MLEISSDLQVNQPTVTTIGNTFVSIENYLSILEYENDLIRVKTKAKTIKILGDKLLLKYITENEIGIKGVIYSIEYVD from the coding sequence ATGTTAGAGATATCAAGTGACTTACAGGTTAATCAACCAACTGTAACAACTATAGGGAATACATTTGTAAGTATAGAAAATTATTTATCAATACTAGAGTATGAAAATGATTTAATAAGAGTAAAGACAAAAGCTAAAACAATAAAAATATTAGGAGATAAGCTTTTATTAAAGTACATTACAGAAAATGAAATTGGTATAAAAGGAGTTATATACAGTATTGAGTATGTAGATTAG
- the yqfD gene encoding sporulation protein YqfD translates to MISYIRGYYVITVEGVAVEKFLNHLMRNGIKVYNVKRISNTKIEFNLDREDIKSFKNVYRGSNFQVKIKQSTGLPFVLRRIYKNKGMWICGFISLFLLLMTSQFVTDIYIQVPEGIKKEEIRKELYQIGLKPGVYKKSIDRKEIRDHIMLKFDEVAYLSINVKGTNIFVTVTKKAETLESVEESNYCNIIAKKDGIIESVIERSGNSVIQKGDIVRKGDVLIKGSNNKSIPEVWATTFYEASNSASYEEVVKEKTGNTKNVYTLSFYDNDYAIRRNIKYKDYIIENKEYKLSLGNYTFPLTIKVSTFYETEDKKVEKDKEQVMAELKEKTLKELDYTIPASARIVDSKHNYKVNNNMLEYTITVQTSENIADVYSLSKAEAENMIREQNTQKEGEEAVPSNPEKRPINDIRNEFEGTNNEEEDNKDKNEN, encoded by the coding sequence GTGATAAGTTATATAAGAGGATACTATGTTATAACTGTAGAGGGTGTTGCAGTAGAGAAATTTTTAAATCATCTAATGAGAAATGGTATAAAAGTATATAATGTAAAGAGAATAAGTAATACAAAGATTGAGTTTAATTTAGACAGAGAAGATATTAAATCATTTAAAAATGTATATAGAGGTAGTAACTTCCAAGTTAAAATAAAACAAAGCACAGGGCTACCATTTGTATTAAGAAGAATATATAAGAATAAAGGAATGTGGATATGTGGATTCATATCTTTATTCTTACTTCTTATGACATCTCAATTCGTAACAGACATATATATACAAGTTCCCGAAGGAATAAAAAAAGAAGAGATTAGAAAAGAGTTATATCAAATAGGATTAAAACCTGGAGTATATAAAAAAAGTATAGATAGAAAAGAGATAAGGGACCATATCATGTTAAAATTTGATGAAGTGGCATATTTATCTATAAATGTTAAGGGAACTAATATATTTGTAACAGTAACTAAAAAAGCAGAAACATTAGAATCTGTAGAAGAGTCAAATTATTGTAATATAATTGCTAAAAAAGATGGTATAATAGAAAGTGTAATAGAAAGAAGTGGAAATTCTGTAATTCAAAAAGGCGATATAGTTAGAAAGGGAGACGTTTTAATAAAGGGCTCTAATAACAAATCAATTCCAGAAGTATGGGCTACTACATTTTATGAAGCTTCTAATAGTGCAAGTTATGAAGAAGTAGTAAAAGAAAAGACGGGAAATACAAAAAATGTATATACTTTAAGTTTTTATGACAATGACTATGCGATAAGAAGAAATATTAAGTACAAAGATTATATTATTGAAAATAAAGAATATAAACTATCTTTAGGAAATTACACATTTCCATTAACAATAAAGGTAAGTACTTTTTATGAAACTGAAGATAAAAAAGTAGAAAAAGATAAAGAACAAGTAATGGCGGAATTAAAAGAAAAAACTTTAAAAGAATTAGATTATACTATTCCAGCATCTGCACGAATAGTAGACTCTAAACATAATTATAAAGTTAATAATAACATGCTAGAATATACGATAACTGTACAAACATCGGAAAATATAGCAGATGTATACTCTCTTAGTAAAGCAGAAGCTGAGAACATGATTAGAGAGCAAAATACTCAAAAAGAAGGCGAAGAAGCAGTACCATCTAATCCGGAAAAAAGACCTATAAATGATATCAGAAATGAATTTGAAGGTACTAACAATGAAGAAGAGGATAATAAGGATAAAAATGAAAATTGA
- the rpsU gene encoding 30S ribosomal protein S21 translates to MSEVRVRENETLDSALRRFKRQCAMSGIMSEVRKREHYDKPSVRRKKKAEAARRKNAKK, encoded by the coding sequence ATGTCAGAAGTAAGAGTAAGAGAAAATGAAACATTAGACAGCGCTTTAAGAAGATTCAAGCGTCAATGTGCTATGTCTGGCATCATGTCTGAAGTTAGAAAAAGAGAGCACTATGATAAGCCAAGCGTTAGACGTAAGAAGAAAGCAGAAGCAGCAAGAAGAAAAAACGCTAAGAAATAG
- a CDS encoding histidine triad nucleotide-binding protein — protein sequence MSCIFCKIINGEIPSSKVYEDDKVLAFNDINPVAPYHILVIPKKHYESIIDIPENEMDIVTHMHNVMNNIARDKGFDKTGFRIINNCGHDGGQEVKHIHYHVLAGKKLPLYEAMEK from the coding sequence GTGAGTTGTATATTTTGTAAAATAATAAATGGAGAAATACCATCTAGTAAAGTTTATGAGGATGATAAAGTACTAGCTTTTAATGATATAAATCCAGTTGCGCCATATCATATACTAGTTATACCTAAGAAACATTATGAAAGTATAATTGATATACCAGAAAATGAAATGGACATAGTAACACATATGCATAATGTTATGAACAATATAGCTAGAGATAAAGGTTTTGATAAAACAGGATTTAGAATCATAAATAACTGTGGTCATGATGGTGGACAAGAAGTTAAACATATTCATTATCATGTACTAGCAGGCAAAAAATTACCTTTATACGAAGCTATGGAAAAATAA